cacatcttcccagtccagcggtgtggtttctccggcagtggcaccagcagagcagccagtgcgacctcgaaccgcCACCTGGTGGATCAGGGGCTATTCTGGTATCCTGCCGGGGAGACAGGCGGAGCCTGCCCCTCgacccagccgtgctgagcagagtgttctgcagtacctggaggaggaggcagaagatgAGGAGAGTGAGCCATTCctcttttgggcaacgcgtcgcaaagtctggccggacttggcggcCGTTGCTGTGCGGtgcctctcttgcccgccaatGAGCGTCTCAagtgagaggttgttctccatggccggggacgtggtgactcctctgcgctcacgcctggatgctgagttggtcgagcagctcgtcttcttgaaggcgaacctccccctgctgggctaccccgagctggccgtggagggtgagtgactggCGTCACCCCCcccatgcagcgcctcccacgccatgGCAGTTCATCCcagccagaagatgtgtcacagtccatccctccctgccccttagtgctgctggcacatccagacacgcatgcatacacaggcaccgctgcactgtcagcctgggatggtggactgcttctgtcctggcaatcagggctagggcaagtgagtgctccctgcatcaggaAGGGGTTatcacagatgtggcagagagagactacaactcccattttccaCTGTtgcgatggctggccaccatcgagactagggacaattggagctgtagtcgctgtctctgcagaagaaatctgtggtgaacccctcccttttgcaggagcacccacttgcccggtGCTGAAGAGGGCCGGAAGGCAGCACACCATCCATCCACGACctcctcagagacaggctgctgctgcatgtgcgtgtgtgtggggcACAGTCAGGAAGGAACATCCCTAGGGGAGAGTACCTCTGCGCAATGGCGTGCGCTCATGTGgatcacatctctctctctctctctctctctctctctctctctctctctctctctctctcacacacacacacacacacacacacacacacacacacacacgggtgggggggggaaacactgtcactgagagggcttgctaattgctagcttttgcttgcctgcttcaaactgtcattgcttcctcccatgaacaattgaattgaagctgaaatctaaatgTCTGTTTGATGCATTTCTCAATGTAAtgtgatgatgtctgattttggTTTGCTGGTCTGGtgttcttaatcttcatgctcttcTCTGTTCAAATTCAAAAATGTGGTTTGGTTTACTTAACTATAGGTTGTCGGTGACattgtctgctctgctgctgcttgttttttCTGCCCATGACGAGTActactgtgactgaagcagcagcacatacacacatgcaccccccacctcccaaaaaagctgtgtcgccaatgatgagcttggtgctggtgcagccctcacacaaatatctgtctcacgcagacagagagagcacacattgcaacctgaggtgaCACAGCCAatttttcagccctaaccctctagCAGAGCGagcacacccccacacacagggAATAATGGTATACTAGTAGTAAATTAATGTgtcatgtgattgcacagtctttctcCCCAGTCTCAGTGGTATGCATTGGAATGCAATCCAAAAAAGCCTGCCAATTCTAGTTTGCTtcgttgcagagacctcttcgtgttGTGTGGTGTTGTGTGGTGTGGGGCCTggcaaaggacaggacaggtgtaATTCACTGtgtctgtgcgtgtgtgggggaatattttttccccaatgaagatcgggtcatatATTTGAGAGCTGACAGCATTTTCTTTGAAGATTGCTTGCCTATACATAGTTGTGCattgcactgcactgcacagtgATCACATGCCACAGGTTGCGGAAAAGAAATGTGCCGAAATGTGCGTGCTGCCACTGttgtctgccatcatcatccatgcATCACTCTTCAAAGTTGTGTGGGTGCTAGGAGGGGGCAACATGCCAAGCCATGCTGCTCCacttgcagaatgttgttttgcgtCCTCCTTCCTATGCGTGTTCCTGGCTATGCCTCTCTGTTGACTGTGGTGGACCAAAAAAGTTTGGAAGAGGGTCAGGACAGGGCACTGTTGTTAGACTTAGGTCCAGCCTAGCTCATCTTCTGATCTACTGCTGCACCTGCGTGACATCATCATGCTTGCTGTGGATACCTTTTTGGTGAATTCCTGAAGTGTTGGTGTGTGTCTTggtggcagaaagtgggatctggggcagaaggctgatttttggtgattttctgagagttttagtgtctgtggggcagattggggcagaaagtgggatctggggcagaagagtggggtggggcggtactgcctaatgggtggaggctaccaccccaattgcagggggattgggcaaagggctgttttttgttGAATTTCTGAGAGTTTTAGTGTCtgtggggcagattggggcagaaagtgggatctggggcagaagattggggtggggtggtatttcctaatgggtggaggctaccaccccaattgcagggggattgggcagagggctgttttTTGTTGAATTTCTGAGAGTTTTAGTGTCtgtggggcagattggggcagaaagtgggatctggggcaggagagtggggtggggtggtatttcctaatgggtggaggctaccaccccaattgcagggggattgggcagagggctgttttttggtgaatttctgaagtttaagcgtttttaaggtttcccccctttaggtataatcgcttcacgtcggggggaaagtggtggcctagagtggggtggggttggtggtggtgcggggtaggggcaagggagctacctgaattttttcaaaggatttgggcagaaggctgatttttggtgatttcatttgttggagttttgttgcttctgaggtgttctgagtgtggattctgtgatagcaaatgagattttcaatgacacaccatgaatccactctcatctgctatcatagaatctaaaccttgaAGACGCCTGaacaacaattcaccaaaaatctgccttctgcccaaatccttttaaaaaattcaggtagcttccttgcccctacccggcactaccaccaaccccacaccgctctaggccacccctttccccctgacgtgaagcgatacaccccccattctacctaatggggaaaaaccttaaaaatgcataaactccagaaattcaccaaaaatcagccctctgcccaatcactctgcaattggggtggtagcctccacccattaggcactacaaccccacccctctcttttggcccagatcccactttctgccccaatctgccccaaagacatgaaaacttcaaaaattcccccaaaatcagccctttgcccaatccccctgaaatttgggtggtagcctccacccattgggcactaccaccccaccccactattttgcccctggggcccatttttctgatccaaatcgattcagattcagatttgggttaatccgaatccgaaccgaattgggggtgattcgggtagcccatattcgggcacaaacagaacaggggtgattcggttcggttcctgaactgaatcaccgaaaacccgaattgcacacccctaattggaactttctgctcttcccagagcggctccatcccttaaggggaatatcttacagtgctcacatatcaaatctcccattcatattcaaccagggtggactgtgcttagctaaggggacaagtcatacttgctaccacaagaccagctcttctctccttataCAAACCAAGGTGtgtccacatttggagtactgtgtacaattctggtcaccacatctaaaaaaggacattgtaaaactggaaaaggtgcagaagaaggcaaccaagatgatcaggggcctggagcaccttccttaggaggcaaagctacaacacctggggctatttagtttaggaaaaagacgactgcgaaatcatgcatggtgtggagagagtggggagagagaattctttctttttctcacataacactagcacCAGGGGTGCTAATTAGGGGAGCGGGGGCCCATgtttatccctctctctggccgccccccagagtgagggagataatgaagaaaatagggaggggtggatctggatggccctcaggagctgggggcttgtgttctttgaaccctttcgctcaattatagctacgcccctgccagagGTCAGCCCATTAAATTCCCAataaatttaggagcaacaaatgaaagtactttttcacacaaagcataatcaacttgtggaattctctggcacaagatgtggtgacaggctggctttaagaggggtttggataacttcatggagaagaggtcaatcaatggctactattctgagggCTACAGagcatctctagcctcagaggcaggatgcctctgagtaccagttgcaggggagtcacagcaggagagagggcatgccctcaactcctgcctgtggcttccagtggcatctggtgggccactgtgtgaaacaggatgctggactagatgggccttgggcctgatccagcagggctgttcttatgttctttcacCCTCTTTCTACCCATCAGAAGCTGCCCAATACAGTATACCCTCACTTCCTGAAAATTATAGTTGAGTACTCATGATCTGAAATCAAATTAATTCATGCTCTTGCAAAATTTTGGGTTTTAGGGTGATTCTCCCAGATTCAATGATGAGGGGGTTTATGGAGAAGAGGCCAAACAAGGATAGCCAATTTCCAACAAATGTCAGCAAGGAAGTCTTCCCTCCATGTAAGGTGGTGAGGATGTCAGTGGTGGGGCTTTTTGCTGTCCATTGTTTCATGTGATACCTTCGAGCAGTGGTGGTAATAATAGTGGCTGCAGTAGTGTTTGCAATGCTCTAGCAACCCGGGCAGATGGCCACCCAGCCTTTGCTGGAAAGCCTCCAATGATGCctaccattgcatgaggcagactgttccactgtccaacagctcctaCATTTAGGATAGTAAACAGAAACGACAATTTCTCTAAtggtcactgggtgactctgggtcggttatgaatctctcagcctaacctacctcacagggctgataaaaataactatgtacaccaatCTGAGCTccgtgtaaaaataaattaataataataataataataataataataataataataataataataataataatggggcaAAAGGAGTGGCGTTAACAAAATTACCCAGGTATGGAGTAAACAAAATTACCCAGAAGAGTAATGATGAACTCAAATGATTACTCACTACTTTAGGACATTTATGTTAGTCTTGATGAATGCATGAGATGTGGTAACAGAcaacaaccttgatggctttaagaggggtttggagaacttcatggaggagaggtctatcaacggctactagttggagggctatagggctaggccacctccagtctccaaggcaggatgcctctgagtaccagttgcaggggagtcacagtaggagaaagggcatgccctcaactcctgcctgtggcttccagtggcatctggtgggccactgagcgaaacaggatgctggactagatgggcattcttgggcctgatccagcagggctgttcttatgttcttatgtatcacTCTTCTgtggggtgtgcaaaccggtttcactagaaccagggttcgagtcaaaccagcctggttcaagtGATTTGTGCTCGAACCAAAgcagccctccaaaaagggggggCCAGTCTGAGCTTGAGGTGATCTGGGCTTGGTTAGGATTGAACTGTTTTGGCCCAGTTCAAttggttctagtgcttgtaaaggacagtctggtaaggattcccctttacaagcacccgGGGGAaccctgtgttgttgttttttaaaggtggaTGGGAGGTTACCTTACCTGCCACAGCTGCATTGTAGCTCCTTGGCAGCAACGGCAGGCCAGCAGAGGCTCTCCTaggccccaccagtgctccccccTTCATCTCTGGGCGGCAGGGGCTCAGTTTAATCTGCATATAGTCCTGAATGGGCCCCCCGCCACCCTGAGATGATGGGGGGGGAGCACCAGCGAAGCCTAGGGGAGTCACTGCTGGCCCACCACCGGCCCCAAGGAGCCTTGCAACCATCAAGATGGTTATGGGAACCTCccatctcccccaccaagacccaTCCTATTaaaaccccatagggttcccaCAGTGTATATAAAGGGGAGTCCTTGCCATATTCCCgtttacaagcactagaactggggtCAAACTGGTTAGACCCAGATCGACCACATTAGGTAGTACTCCACAGGTAGGCATGAACCAAACTGCCAGCCAGTACGGCAGAACTGGTACACAGATCGGGTGTCTTGGTTTgagtccggttcagactcaaactgaaccacccggagcggttctgtgcacacacctACCTGTGGAgtactaccttgcttccacacaatcactgctacccaggttctcctcctaccttgcttccacacaactgaaaattgggaacacacacagctcccccatccagggtagaacacagtttttgattgtgtgaatgacctaaaaGAATCACTCACTACTTTCTGACATGTATGTTAGCCTTGGTGAAAGCATGACACCCCTGTAGAGTTTGGACTTTTTTCCTAATATGCCAAGATGGCTACCTACAATTTTTGTACAATTCTCACATTATTTGGGGGGGAGAAGAGTTAGCCAGGTTTGTTCTCAGACCATTGCAAATGTTTTATGCCTTGCGGAACACCCCTGTGAATACTTCCTCCACACCTTCCTCTTCCTGGAAAACGTGAGTTAGGAAAGCTGAAAACACTGCAGTCACAACCAGGTCTCTCATCAATCCACCCCCCACTCTTCTACCACCGTCTATTAGCTCTCTGTTAGCGCTCTTGTTTAAGTGTTAGCATATCAACTGTTGATGACTAAAATGTGTTGCCCTTTTCATAATGTCAAGTTCAACACAATAGGTCTTCTATTCACTTGAACCATTTGCTCAACTCTGGGACAGTCTTGAATTGGATTGAGGTTGCCTGTAAAGCCTGACATGCTTTGCAGTAGTGATTGATCCAGGAAATGTCTCTAATGGGTTTTAACCACATCCGCCACTGAAAGTAACTTTGGTACCGTGTTGCATCCTTGTCCAGTTCTTTTAAGAAGTTGGCCAACACTTTTGCAGTTGGGAAGTCATCAATATGAATGAAGGCATCCGGGGGCAGATAACGCTCATAGTTTTTCCGTGGTGGTCCACAGACCACAGGGACAGCTTGCGAGAGCAAGGAGATTGTCCAGAGTTTCTCAGTGATGTAGTCCTCATGGATGGAGTTCTCAAAGGCCAAGTAAAACTTATACTGGGATAAAGTGGTCAGATGCTGGTCCCAAGGCAGAGGCAAGTGGCCTCGTCCATACACATCCACTGGGATGTATTTTTTCAACTCCTCGTAGTATTTCACACGGTGGGAGGCTGGGTTCCAGTTACTGATGACccaggccaccagcttggacttGGGTGGAATGGTAACATTCTGTGGCTTGGTGAGGAGTTCCAGCCATCCATAGGGTGTAAAGATATCTGAGTCTCTCCGGTAGGACATGGTGAGGTTGAATTGATTGTCCATGAAGACCAAGTTGGGGGAATTGCTGGGAGATTCCAGATTGAACCAGATCCAGCGTTGAAAAGGTGGCCTTGGCCCATGGGGCAGCTGACCTGGACTAGAACACACATCTCGATGGTGAATGATAACCACGTGGGCTTTGTGGTACCAGCTGCGATCAGCTGTCATGTGGCAATCGGGGATGCCCAGGATTTGGGAACACTTTTTGATGGTAAAACGCACCCCAAAtggccatgtccacagcaggatGATGAGCTTCGGGGTGTCCTTCTCAATGACAGCATAATTTGCAGGGAGTAACTTATAGGAATGTAGAAGTGTAGAGTCTGCACTCCTGAAATTTCTGATGTTAACAAAGAATACTGTGCTGATTATGATCTGGAAGATGACTAAGAGAAGGAGTTTTCGACAAGATGGGATTTTTGTCTGTCTGCTGGAATCCATGGCTGGACCTAGGAAGGGAAAATACAGTGTAAAGCAAGGGAAATCTATAGGTCTCCTTTGTATGCCTGTTGTTTGGTAGGAAAGGCTATGGATGCCCCCAATTTTTGGAATTCACTGTGTAGCATTGTCCCAGTTCTTGTCCTAGACATGCTTGTCTATGTGTATATACCTATATTCAGGCTTGGGGGTAGAGTCTAGGTTTCAGTTAAGCTTCTTACTGGTTGTTTAGAATTGGAACTGAGAGGTTTTCTCTGAcatgcataagagactgttatgtTTCTTAATTAGTGTATGTAATAATAAATGTTTCAACCTCCTGCAACTAAAGCTATGCTTCCTGTGCAATTACTTATATGATGAAACCTATAAGTAAGGTTTCATCAGCATTTCATCAGCAGAATAGGATGCTTCCCTACAGATTCAAAAGTAGCCTTCTTGTTCAGCTTTCTTACCAACAAGCTCCTTGTTGCCCCTCAGATTATTTGTTCAATGTTGCAGAGCGTTTACGTATAAACTATATGACTCTGCAACATTAGGTTATGGGTCCAGGAACCCAGGATTTTTGAGGGGGGGATCTGAGGGGCAACAAGAAGCTTGTAGGTAAGAAAGCTAAACAAGAAGACTACTTTTGAATCTGTAAAGAAGCATCCTATTCCGCCAATGAATTGCTGATGAAACCTGCTACAGAAACTGTCATTCAGagtcaagatgttgctgaatatacttggactatcttatgttctggaggaacagAGACTAACAAattgaaatcgaataaataaacaacaacaacaacaacagagaatgAAAAAAAACAACAGGAATGGAATTCTTCAAACAAACAAGTCATGGGACACACATCTCTGACTGTTAGTGATCAGTTAATTTATCATATAGAAGATAAAAATATAGCAAAATAGATGTAGGAAAGATTAAAGGAGTCAAAGAcccatgaagctcttctcacaatccgtgagaagagcttctgttgggcttgcagggagagcgggcccactctccccgcagacgagcagccgcttgtagctggtcggccaaatcagccacccacacggatgccggctctgtcacagagccagcgggggctgcggggatcgggggctgcatggcccccagaagttctaggatgccccgttCAAGCacagggggcatcctggagagatcctaGAGCtcaagaggctgcttgcagccttccggtcaggggtctacttgtgtgtcactgcacaCAGTGGCAACACACGGGCAAaaaatgagattaatggagcgctcactccattaatctcatgtaaggggagggggaattaggcgggctagccgccttgggagtacCGGGCTcccctgtgagcccggtggttccaatgatccctggaaagcgggctaagctcccttagcctgcttccagggattgtgggaatagcctccattaATACTCACATTTCTCTTATGCTGCAGTCTGGTaacaaaagattcaaagagggagagagtttgCATGAgcacatttgctcaattttggGAATACTGAGAGAGTTAGAATCACAGGAGATAAAAATGCACAAACTATCAAAAACTGGATTTTTGCTTAATACCTTGCTTAAATTATGTGAGAATATTGTTAACTTtctacaaattaaaaaaaatgtaacttTGATTTTTGTGCAGGAGCATTTGCAAGAATTTAACATGAATAAGCAAACagggaggaatcagttaaaaattCAAGGCCATCAGCAGCTGATGCTTTATCTGTGGAAGCActttgcattgattgattgattgattgattgattgattgtatttctatAGCTCCTAGTATAGAAATTTCTAGGCGGTGTTCAGATTAATGAAATTTAAGAAATGCATGCCCTAATAAAGAGCAAGGAAATTATTTTCAACAGATAAAAGGGAATAAGAGTAAATTACAGACAAATGGACTTTCTAGCAAACGGACTTACCTATGCAATGGTGAAAACAGAGAAAAGAAttggatgtgcgaaacgtttcagatacaaaacattttgtacccaaaacagcctgtttcgggtgttttgtagacaaaacaaaacacccattttccagatccaaaagttttgtatacaaaacaaaacgtccctctttcggctacaaaacattttgttgtttcggacctccattttgtggtgatctctgagtcagtctccattttgtgtttgacatctctttgaatttcccacccttccagccttctgatcagtgacctaaatcatgggctgacctgctgacaattccctccttgttccccattggctcttttgcttcttcccactctttactgaccccacattggccagaggaagggttgctaacccatggggtgctgggttctgctgtttctgtggtgttctgagtgtagattctctggtagcatatgagaatggattcttgtttttcactgaaaatctcatatgctaccagagaatctacaatgaacacctcagaaacaacaaaacccagtaccccacaggcttgtgggtatgggggtggttggtaacctatgtgcactacacaacccctcgctctgggcaaccccagtgccccccaagtggaattatggggctgccaagacctccatttttccctataggagaaatcttaaagacatgtaaacgtCAACAAATcgcaaaagatcagccctttgtccaattcctttgaaataattctggaggtttccttgcccccattgggcactaccacccaccacactctgctctgggtcatccctttccccttgatttgaagtgatacatttgctggaatccccattattccctatggggaaattcttaaagatgtgtaaactaaaaaaaaattcacaaaaaaatcagccctttgcctaattcctttgaaatttgggtggtagcttccacccattggacactaccaccaccttttttgccctgggaccgtttttaaaaatccaaatcgatttggattcagattcagaaaatttggctacaaaacaaaacagggctgattcggattcagaaaatttgggtacaaaacaaaacggggatgtttcgatttggatacaaatcgaaacaagaaaattccaaaattcacACCCCTAAAAAGAAAGCTGTGGATAATGGACAATTATGCATTGCAAGAGAAATCATTTGTAGGATTGATGCAAATCAAAGTTGAAACAAAATACatttggatagtggagctacttcatatttcttcaataatttgcaagattttCTGAAAGAAGCATGGATCATAACATTCCAATATTACTTGCTAATGTGAAGCAAATTTTGGAGAAGAAAAAGGCACTGTTTATTTGAAATGTAACCCTGGTGTGAATAGAATGAGTAAAGTGTGTATTCCAGAGACCTACTATGTACCCAGTTTGCAAAACAGTCTGATGAGTGTGAAGACAGCCACAAGGCATGGAGGTATAGTTATTTTCAGTATAGTTATTTTCAGTATAGTTATTTTCAGAAGGCACCATTGCTTCATTTTCAAAGGTGGAAAGCTTCTAATGAAAGGCATGCTGAGGGATGATGGACTGCAAAAGGGAGCAAGCTAATATTGCAAatgagtgtgcacacaaagaCTTCATGAGTTTATGGCACCGTAGACTTGGCCATTGAAGCaatgaatgcatttcaaaattaataaaagaacaattggcaacAAACCTACAAGTTTGTAGGTTTAAACCATGCAAATCTAATGTCAAGTACATTGAATGTATTAAAGCAAATGCAACAAGGGGCACATattcatcaaccacagaaaggcaatctAATAAGGTCTTGAATTTAATACACAGTGATGTTTATGGACCCTTCACAGTAAACACATCAGGAAAGAATATTTATTTTCTGACTTTCATAGATTATTTTTCTCATTATGTTTACACTTCTCTACTCAAAGAGAAAAGTGAAGTAATGCTAAAACTTAAAGTAAGGCTAGAGTAAGCAACAAGTTTGTGCTAAGACTTTGCACACTGCACTGATAATGGCGGGGAAATATACTGGGAAAGACACTGAGCAAACTTAAAGGAACAAGGAATTAAACACAAGAAAGCAATGCATTATACTCCAGAAcaaatggggtggtggagagaaagaacagaacctTGACTGAAATCTCCGGAAGTATGCTTCTTGATTCAGGTCTGGAAAATAAATATTGTGGAGAAGGTGTAATAACTGCAACCCATTTACAGAATAGATTAAATACTAAAACTAAAGAAAACACCCTTTGATCTGTGGAA
Above is a window of Hemicordylus capensis ecotype Gifberg chromosome 2, rHemCap1.1.pri, whole genome shotgun sequence DNA encoding:
- the LOC128345741 gene encoding 3-galactosyl-N-acetylglucosaminide 4-alpha-L-fucosyltransferase FUT3-like isoform X2, which translates into the protein MGPAMDSSRQTKIPSCRKLLLLVIFQIIISTVFFVNIRNFRSADSTLLHSYKLLPANYAVIEKDTPKLIILLWTWPFGVRFTIKKCSQILGIPDCHMTADRSWYHKAHVVIIHHRDVCSSPGQLPHGPRPPFQRWIWFNLESPSNSPNLVFMDNQFNLTMSYRRDSDIFTPYGWLELLTKPQNVTIPPKSKLVAWVISNWNPASHRVKYYEELKKYIPVDVYGRGHLPLPWDQHLTTLSQYKFYLAFENSIHEDYITEKLWTISLLSQAVPVVCGPPRKNYERYLPPDAFIHIDDFPTAKVLANFLKELDKDATRYQSYFQWRMWLKPIRDISWINHYCKACQALQATSIQFKTVPELSKWFK
- the LOC128345741 gene encoding 3-galactosyl-N-acetylglucosaminide 4-alpha-L-fucosyltransferase FUT3-like isoform X1 codes for the protein MVTGLGSLVSKSSKGPAMDSSRQTKIPSCRKLLLLVIFQIIISTVFFVNIRNFRSADSTLLHSYKLLPANYAVIEKDTPKLIILLWTWPFGVRFTIKKCSQILGIPDCHMTADRSWYHKAHVVIIHHRDVCSSPGQLPHGPRPPFQRWIWFNLESPSNSPNLVFMDNQFNLTMSYRRDSDIFTPYGWLELLTKPQNVTIPPKSKLVAWVISNWNPASHRVKYYEELKKYIPVDVYGRGHLPLPWDQHLTTLSQYKFYLAFENSIHEDYITEKLWTISLLSQAVPVVCGPPRKNYERYLPPDAFIHIDDFPTAKVLANFLKELDKDATRYQSYFQWRMWLKPIRDISWINHYCKACQALQATSIQFKTVPELSKWFK